One Edaphobacter lichenicola DNA window includes the following coding sequences:
- a CDS encoding substrate-binding domain-containing protein: MAVRKTSKRLYLIPVLSKALDILELLQAENQPMTLESIHRQTRISKTTVYRVLKTFVHRGYLSQSPDGTYRQVTRPKKMRFGFGGQSADMPFSVEVTESLKDAAAAVGVDLLILDNRYDAATALRNAEEFVSSKVDLVIEFQVEQEVAPMIGDKIAGAKIPLIAIDIPHPHATYFGVDNYRVGIEAGETLGAYATANWDGKVDWVIGLDLAEAGQLVQSRITGAFEGVRSGHPELPVEVFVRIDGRGMRDRSKKLISDFLQRHPKDRRILIAAATDSSALGAVDAVREQKREKHVAIVGQDCIAEAMQEMRRDKSPLIGSVSHEASSYGPSLIHLGLLLLRGQTVPPYNYVAHKMVTRDSLGEV; this comes from the coding sequence ATGGCGGTACGAAAGACCTCGAAACGACTTTATCTGATTCCGGTGCTGTCGAAGGCGCTGGATATTCTGGAGCTGCTGCAGGCGGAGAACCAGCCGATGACGCTGGAGTCGATCCATCGGCAGACGCGAATCTCGAAGACGACGGTGTACCGGGTGTTGAAGACGTTCGTTCACCGGGGATATCTTTCGCAGTCTCCCGATGGGACGTACCGGCAGGTGACGCGGCCGAAGAAGATGCGGTTTGGCTTTGGCGGGCAGAGCGCGGATATGCCGTTTTCCGTAGAGGTGACGGAGAGTTTGAAGGATGCGGCAGCGGCGGTGGGGGTCGATCTGCTGATTCTGGATAACCGCTATGACGCAGCGACTGCGTTGCGGAATGCGGAGGAGTTTGTTTCGAGCAAGGTGGATCTGGTGATCGAGTTTCAGGTGGAGCAGGAGGTTGCTCCGATGATCGGGGACAAGATTGCGGGGGCGAAGATTCCGCTGATCGCGATCGATATTCCGCATCCTCATGCGACTTACTTCGGGGTGGATAACTATCGGGTAGGGATCGAAGCTGGGGAGACGCTGGGCGCCTACGCGACAGCGAACTGGGACGGTAAGGTGGATTGGGTGATCGGGCTGGATCTGGCCGAGGCGGGGCAGTTGGTGCAGAGCCGGATTACGGGTGCGTTTGAAGGGGTGAGGAGCGGACATCCGGAGCTGCCGGTGGAGGTGTTTGTGCGGATCGATGGGCGGGGGATGCGCGACCGGAGCAAGAAGCTGATCTCGGATTTTCTGCAGCGACATCCGAAGGACAGGCGCATTCTGATTGCGGCGGCTACGGACTCGAGCGCGCTGGGTGCGGTGGATGCGGTGCGGGAGCAGAAGCGCGAGAAGCATGTGGCGATTGTGGGGCAGGATTGCATTGCGGAGGCGATGCAGGAGATGCGGAGGGACAAGTCGCCGTTGATCGGGTCGGTGTCGCATGAGGCGAGCTCGTATGGGCCGAGTTTGATTCATCTTGGACTGTTGCTGCTGCGGGGGCAGACGGTGCCTCCCTACAACTATGTGGCTCATAAGATGGTGACCCGGGATTCGCTCGGCGAGGTTTGA
- a CDS encoding TIM barrel protein produces the protein MGNNGAGVAEQKAQRVYSALDGFRIELPSWGFANTGTRFGKFLQGGAATTIEEKFSDAAQVNALTGASPTVALHVLWDLPNGTADVPAIQTLEKKYGMKAGSINPNLFQSAEYKYGSIANPSAEIRGMALKHLLESVAIGRELGSKDVSLWIADGSNYPGTQSIRKRIGWMEEVLGATHAALGDGQRMLVEYKPFEPAFYHTDIADWGMALELVRRCGPKAKVLVDTGHHAQATNIEQIVTWLLHVKELGGFHFNDRKYADDDLTLGSIDPYQVFRIFHEILSAEEKDRTDIAFMIDQSHNLKGKVEAMVQTVATAQELYAKAALIDQVKLAEMQQECRLVEAEECFRDSFWQDVRPIVREWRTARGLPAEPLKALAESGYVEKITRERESKNARSVSTYA, from the coding sequence ATGGGAAACAACGGTGCAGGGGTCGCAGAGCAGAAGGCACAGAGGGTGTACAGCGCGCTCGATGGTTTTCGGATTGAGCTTCCATCGTGGGGATTTGCGAATACCGGGACGCGGTTCGGGAAGTTTCTTCAGGGTGGGGCGGCGACGACGATTGAAGAGAAGTTCAGCGATGCGGCGCAGGTGAATGCGTTGACGGGGGCGAGCCCGACGGTGGCGCTGCATGTGCTGTGGGACCTGCCGAATGGGACGGCGGATGTTCCTGCGATTCAGACGCTCGAGAAGAAGTATGGGATGAAGGCTGGGTCGATCAATCCGAATCTGTTTCAGAGCGCGGAGTACAAGTATGGATCGATTGCGAATCCCAGCGCGGAGATTCGCGGGATGGCGTTGAAGCATCTGCTGGAGTCGGTGGCGATTGGGCGGGAGCTGGGGTCGAAGGATGTTTCGCTGTGGATCGCGGATGGGTCGAACTATCCGGGGACGCAGAGTATTCGCAAGCGGATTGGATGGATGGAAGAGGTGCTTGGTGCGACGCATGCTGCGCTGGGCGACGGGCAGCGGATGCTGGTCGAGTACAAGCCGTTCGAGCCGGCTTTTTATCACACCGACATTGCGGACTGGGGGATGGCTCTGGAGTTGGTGCGACGGTGCGGGCCGAAGGCGAAGGTGCTGGTGGATACGGGGCATCATGCGCAGGCGACGAATATTGAACAGATCGTGACGTGGCTGCTGCATGTGAAGGAGCTGGGTGGATTTCATTTCAACGACCGGAAGTACGCGGATGACGACCTGACGCTGGGCTCGATCGATCCTTACCAGGTGTTTCGGATCTTCCATGAGATTTTGAGTGCGGAGGAGAAGGATCGCACGGATATTGCCTTCATGATCGACCAGAGCCACAACCTGAAGGGCAAGGTGGAGGCGATGGTGCAGACGGTGGCGACGGCGCAGGAGCTGTATGCGAAGGCCGCGCTGATTGACCAGGTGAAGCTGGCGGAGATGCAGCAGGAGTGCCGGCTGGTGGAGGCTGAGGAGTGCTTCCGGGATAGCTTCTGGCAGGACGTGCGGCCGATTGTGAGGGAGTGGAGGACGGCGCGCGGGCTTCCGGCGGAGCCTCTGAAGGCGCTGGCGGAGAGCGGATATGTGGAGAAGATTACGCGGGAGCGAGAGAGCAAGAATGCTCGCAGTGTTTCGACCTATGCTTAG
- a CDS encoding LutC/YkgG family protein produces MATDMVTNSRAEVLRRVRAARGGTSDGVAVRAGWDGIAREYRRKGTREREGLLALLEDRLRDYDARVVRAAGEGVGQSVAKRLVERGVRRMVVPVGLPVEWMPVGWLPASAGEVEFVVDEGLSSEELDDVDGVMTGATLAIAETGTFVLQNVAGQGRRAATLVPDYHLCVVRAEDVVETVPEAMGRLQETAGLATTFVSGPSATADIEMTRIKGVHGPRSLDVILIV; encoded by the coding sequence ATGGCAACTGATATGGTTACAAATTCGCGGGCTGAGGTGTTGCGCAGGGTGAGGGCGGCTAGGGGTGGTACGTCAGATGGAGTTGCGGTGCGGGCTGGGTGGGATGGGATTGCGCGGGAGTATCGGCGGAAGGGGACGCGGGAGCGCGAGGGGCTGCTGGCGCTGCTGGAGGATCGGTTGCGGGACTATGACGCGCGGGTGGTTCGGGCTGCGGGTGAGGGCGTAGGACAGAGTGTGGCGAAGAGGCTGGTGGAGCGTGGCGTTCGGCGGATGGTGGTGCCGGTGGGGTTGCCGGTTGAATGGATGCCGGTTGGGTGGCTGCCGGCTTCGGCTGGTGAGGTGGAGTTTGTGGTGGATGAGGGGTTGTCCTCGGAGGAGTTGGATGATGTCGATGGGGTGATGACGGGGGCGACGCTGGCGATTGCGGAGACGGGGACGTTCGTGCTGCAGAATGTTGCGGGGCAGGGAAGGCGGGCGGCGACGCTGGTGCCGGACTATCACCTGTGCGTGGTGAGGGCGGAGGATGTGGTGGAGACGGTGCCGGAGGCGATGGGGCGTCTGCAAGAGACGGCTGGCCTCGCGACTACGTTTGTTTCGGGACCGTCTGCGACGGCGGATATCGAGATGACACGGATCAAGGGAGTGCATGGGCCGCGATCTCTGGATGTGATTCTGATTGTTTGA
- a CDS encoding LutB/LldF family L-lactate oxidation iron-sulfur protein: protein MSGVGLDPKTAPTFPMAAKAMLGDTQLRKNVRHATDVIQEKRARVVGEMPDWQELREAGRQIRRHTMEYLDFYLEEFEANCTRAGGVVHWARDAEEARGIVVGLVKASGSDQVIKIKSMTTEEIQLNSALEAAGIHPYETDLAELIIQLGEDRPSHIVVPALHKNRQQIREIFQREMKLPELGERPQDLADAARMFLREKFLRVKTAVSGANFLIAETGGVCVVESEGNGRMCLTLPETLITIAGIDKVLPRFQDLEVMLQLLPRSATGERMNPYNSIWTGVDAASSGDGLRDGPRVFHVVLTDNARTEILADEEGRQTLNCIRCGACQNACPVYRQTGGHAYGSVYAGPIGAILTPQLQEMHHAQSLPYASSLCGACYEVCPVKINIPEVLIHLRNKVVKQNTAGVAGLFDVEAGAMKAMAMIFRSERRFRAAQRLGRVAERPLVRRDGQGEGWIGWLPGLLGGWTQARDLEEMPKETFRDWWERRGRDGN, encoded by the coding sequence ATGAGTGGAGTGGGGTTGGATCCGAAGACGGCGCCGACGTTTCCTATGGCGGCGAAGGCGATGCTGGGTGATACGCAGCTGCGGAAGAATGTGCGTCATGCGACGGACGTGATCCAGGAGAAGCGGGCTCGCGTGGTGGGTGAGATGCCGGACTGGCAGGAGCTGCGCGAGGCAGGGAGGCAGATTCGCCGGCACACGATGGAGTATCTGGATTTCTATCTTGAGGAGTTTGAGGCGAACTGTACGCGCGCGGGTGGAGTGGTGCACTGGGCTCGGGATGCGGAGGAGGCGCGAGGGATTGTTGTCGGGCTGGTGAAGGCTTCGGGGTCGGACCAGGTGATCAAGATCAAGTCGATGACGACGGAGGAGATTCAACTGAACTCTGCGCTGGAGGCGGCGGGGATTCATCCCTATGAGACCGATCTTGCGGAGTTGATTATTCAGTTGGGGGAGGATCGGCCGTCGCATATTGTGGTGCCGGCGCTGCATAAGAACAGGCAGCAGATTCGCGAGATCTTTCAGCGGGAGATGAAGCTGCCGGAGTTGGGAGAGAGGCCGCAGGATCTGGCGGATGCTGCGCGGATGTTTTTGCGGGAGAAGTTTCTGCGGGTGAAGACGGCGGTGAGTGGGGCGAACTTTTTGATTGCGGAGACGGGTGGAGTTTGCGTGGTGGAGAGTGAGGGCAATGGGCGGATGTGCCTGACGCTGCCCGAGACGCTGATCACGATTGCGGGGATCGATAAGGTGCTGCCGCGGTTTCAGGACCTGGAGGTGATGCTGCAGTTGCTGCCGCGGTCGGCTACCGGGGAGCGGATGAATCCGTATAACTCGATCTGGACTGGGGTGGATGCTGCTTCTTCTGGGGATGGTTTGCGAGATGGTCCGCGGGTGTTTCATGTGGTGCTGACGGACAATGCGCGGACGGAGATCCTGGCGGATGAGGAGGGACGTCAGACGCTGAACTGTATTCGCTGCGGGGCCTGCCAGAATGCGTGCCCGGTGTATCGGCAGACGGGGGGACATGCGTATGGGAGCGTGTATGCGGGGCCGATCGGGGCGATTCTGACACCGCAGCTGCAGGAGATGCATCATGCGCAGTCGCTGCCGTACGCGTCTTCGCTGTGCGGGGCTTGCTATGAGGTCTGTCCGGTGAAGATCAATATTCCGGAGGTGCTGATACATCTGCGCAATAAGGTGGTGAAGCAGAATACGGCTGGGGTCGCGGGGTTGTTTGATGTGGAGGCCGGGGCGATGAAGGCGATGGCGATGATCTTTCGGAGCGAGCGGAGGTTCAGAGCGGCGCAGCGGCTGGGGCGCGTGGCGGAGAGGCCGCTGGTGCGCAGGGATGGACAGGGCGAGGGATGGATTGGATGGCTGCCGGGGCTGCTGGGCGGATGGACTCAGGCGAGGGATCTCGAGGAGATGCCGAAGGAGACGTTTCGGGACTGGTGGGAGAGGCGGGGTAGAGATGGCAACTGA
- a CDS encoding (Fe-S)-binding protein — MRVSLFITCYNDTLFPETGKAVVRVLERLGHMVEFPRGQTCCGQMHYNTGYQAEAMPLLERFVAQFRGAEAVVVPSSSCVAMMRDHYPKMAVASGRAELIAEVDALLPRVFEFSEFLTKRLGLEDVGAYYPHRVTYHASCHGLRNLLLGDGPMRLLKAVRGIDLVELQGLEQCCGFGGTFAVKNADVSSAMLAEKTTAVLNTKAEACTACDNSCLMHLQGALHRQRTGVKTVHLAEILAGEDGVGR, encoded by the coding sequence CTGCGAGTTTCACTCTTTATTACTTGTTATAACGACACGCTGTTTCCTGAGACCGGCAAGGCTGTGGTGCGGGTGCTGGAGCGGCTTGGGCATATGGTGGAGTTTCCTCGAGGGCAGACTTGCTGCGGGCAGATGCACTATAACACCGGCTACCAGGCGGAGGCGATGCCGCTGCTGGAGCGGTTTGTTGCGCAGTTTCGCGGGGCGGAGGCTGTGGTGGTGCCGTCGTCGTCGTGTGTGGCGATGATGCGGGATCACTATCCGAAGATGGCTGTGGCGAGCGGACGGGCGGAGTTGATTGCGGAGGTGGATGCTCTGCTGCCGAGGGTGTTTGAGTTTTCGGAGTTTCTGACGAAGCGGTTGGGGCTGGAGGATGTGGGGGCTTACTATCCGCATCGGGTGACGTATCACGCGAGTTGCCATGGGTTGAGGAATCTGTTGCTGGGCGATGGGCCGATGCGGCTGTTGAAGGCGGTGCGGGGAATTGATCTCGTCGAACTGCAGGGGCTGGAGCAGTGCTGCGGATTTGGCGGGACGTTTGCGGTGAAGAATGCGGATGTTTCGAGCGCGATGCTGGCGGAGAAGACGACGGCGGTTTTGAATACGAAGGCGGAGGCTTGTACGGCTTGCGATAACTCCTGCCTGATGCATCTTCAGGGGGCGCTGCATCGGCAGAGGACGGGCGTGAAGACGGTGCATCTGGCGGAGATTCTGGCGGGGGAAGACGGGGTAGGGCGATGA
- a CDS encoding L-rhamnose/proton symporter RhaT, producing MGPNPFIGVIYHWIGGFASATNFIPFRGIKRWSWEIYWLIQGFAAWIIAPVVLAALLVPNLFGILHAAPASSIHYAIFWGILWGAGGLTFGLAIRYLGIALGYAIALGLCTAFGTLIPPIYDGSIHVILHETSGQIILAGVLLCLIAVAVNGAAGLSKEREVTPEEKAEAGETDYNFGKGLAVAIFAGIMSSFFAFGLKAGAPIGALAKTELLAHNRLDLWQNLPVLIVVLWGGFLTNFIWSAILILKNGSIKQFTGQPGLNPMRATHASGQTLVDFDPLDPSTYDHLAPKTLVQNYIFASLAGLIWYFQFFFYSMGQTKMGKYDFSSWTLHMASIIIFATLWGLFLKEWRGTSRRTKTLVATGLFLLVSSTIVVGYGNYLKANETPTTITTR from the coding sequence GTGGGACCCAATCCTTTCATCGGCGTCATCTATCACTGGATCGGCGGCTTCGCCTCCGCCACCAACTTCATCCCCTTCCGCGGCATTAAGCGCTGGTCGTGGGAGATCTACTGGCTCATCCAGGGCTTCGCCGCGTGGATCATCGCCCCCGTAGTCCTCGCCGCGCTCCTCGTCCCGAATCTCTTCGGCATCCTCCACGCCGCCCCGGCCTCCAGCATCCACTACGCCATCTTCTGGGGCATCCTCTGGGGAGCAGGCGGCCTCACCTTCGGCCTCGCCATCCGCTACCTCGGCATCGCCCTCGGATACGCCATCGCCCTCGGCCTCTGCACCGCCTTCGGAACCCTCATCCCGCCCATCTACGACGGCTCCATCCACGTCATCCTCCACGAGACCTCCGGCCAGATCATCCTCGCCGGCGTGCTCCTCTGTCTCATCGCCGTAGCCGTCAACGGAGCCGCTGGCCTCTCGAAAGAACGCGAAGTCACCCCCGAAGAAAAAGCCGAAGCCGGAGAGACCGACTACAACTTCGGCAAAGGACTCGCCGTCGCCATCTTCGCCGGCATCATGAGCTCCTTCTTCGCCTTCGGCCTCAAAGCCGGAGCCCCCATCGGAGCCCTCGCCAAGACCGAACTCCTCGCCCACAACCGCCTCGACCTCTGGCAGAACCTGCCCGTCCTCATCGTCGTGCTCTGGGGAGGCTTCCTCACCAACTTCATCTGGTCCGCCATCCTCATCCTCAAAAACGGCTCCATCAAACAGTTCACCGGCCAGCCCGGCCTCAACCCCATGCGCGCGACTCACGCCTCAGGCCAAACCCTGGTCGACTTCGACCCCCTTGACCCCTCCACCTACGACCACCTCGCCCCAAAAACCCTCGTCCAGAACTACATCTTCGCCTCGCTAGCCGGCCTCATCTGGTACTTCCAGTTCTTCTTCTACTCCATGGGCCAGACCAAGATGGGCAAGTACGACTTCTCCAGCTGGACCCTCCACATGGCCAGCATCATCATCTTCGCCACCCTCTGGGGACTCTTCCTCAAAGAGTGGCGAGGCACCAGCCGCCGCACCAAAACCCTCGTAGCCACCGGCCTCTTCCTTCTCGTCAGCTCCACCATCGTCGTAGGCTACGGCAACTACCTCAAAGCCAACGAAACCCCCACCACCATCACCACCCGCTAG
- the mtnA gene encoding S-methyl-5-thioribose-1-phosphate isomerase codes for MIPTLEWLPTGVNFLDQTKLPLEETYVLATDYKQVATVIRDMIVRGAPAIGVSAAMGMAIGIDRSIATTLPALTEEVALIAKTLAETRPTAVNLFWGIDEIRNLYIQLAAKDTAISEIKSAVVAKARRMYDEDIAACKQMGAHGASLLPKEGTVLTHCNAGALATCGYGSALGVIRAAIERGHKIDVFADETRPFLQGARLTAWELMKDNIPTTVLCDNMAASLMRQGRIQAVIVGADRIAANGDVANKIGTYGVAILAKEHNIPFYVAAPWSTLDLATAHGDSIPIEQRDAREVTHSNGKQMTPNGVAIENPAFDVTPAKYVTAIITERGVLTAPYNNSIRAMSKQTESELTAV; via the coding sequence ATGATCCCTACCCTCGAATGGCTCCCCACCGGCGTTAACTTCCTCGACCAGACCAAGCTCCCCCTCGAGGAGACCTACGTCCTCGCCACCGACTACAAGCAAGTCGCCACCGTCATCCGCGACATGATCGTCCGCGGAGCCCCAGCCATCGGCGTCTCTGCCGCGATGGGCATGGCCATCGGCATCGACCGCAGCATCGCCACCACCCTCCCCGCCCTCACCGAAGAGGTCGCCCTCATCGCCAAGACCCTCGCCGAAACCCGCCCCACCGCCGTCAACCTCTTCTGGGGCATCGACGAGATCCGCAATCTCTACATCCAACTCGCCGCCAAAGACACCGCCATCTCAGAGATCAAATCCGCCGTAGTCGCGAAGGCCCGCCGCATGTACGACGAGGACATCGCCGCCTGCAAACAGATGGGCGCGCACGGCGCCTCACTCCTCCCCAAAGAGGGCACTGTCCTCACCCACTGCAACGCCGGAGCCCTCGCCACCTGCGGCTACGGCTCAGCCCTCGGCGTCATCCGCGCCGCAATCGAGCGCGGCCACAAGATCGACGTCTTCGCCGACGAGACCCGCCCCTTCCTCCAGGGTGCCCGCCTCACCGCATGGGAGCTCATGAAGGACAACATCCCCACCACCGTCCTCTGTGACAACATGGCCGCCTCGCTCATGCGCCAGGGCCGCATCCAGGCCGTCATCGTAGGAGCAGACCGCATCGCCGCCAACGGAGACGTCGCCAACAAGATCGGCACCTACGGCGTAGCCATCCTCGCCAAAGAGCACAACATCCCCTTCTACGTCGCCGCCCCCTGGTCCACCCTCGACCTCGCCACAGCACACGGCGACAGCATCCCCATCGAGCAGCGCGACGCCCGCGAGGTCACCCACTCCAACGGCAAGCAGATGACCCCCAACGGCGTAGCCATCGAGAACCCAGCCTTCGACGTCACCCCTGCAAAGTACGTCACCGCCATCATCACCGAGCGCGGCGTCCTCACCGCCCCCTACAACAACTCCATCCGCGCCATGTCCAAACAGACCGAATCCGAGCTCACCGCAGTCTAG
- a CDS encoding permease codes for MKHPLFNPRAHSLLRGSLLVLLSLAVSLLLSDFPHNRATLFLILPVLFAIAGTADTVRCMQRRWSFYHAGVILCIYMDLMALCMILFFLLYPYARWIASSQ; via the coding sequence GTGAAACATCCCCTCTTCAATCCGCGTGCCCACTCTCTTCTACGCGGCAGCCTCCTCGTACTCCTCAGCCTCGCCGTCTCTCTTCTCCTCTCCGACTTTCCCCACAACCGCGCCACGCTCTTCCTCATCCTTCCCGTCCTCTTCGCCATCGCCGGCACTGCAGACACCGTCCGTTGCATGCAGCGCCGCTGGAGCTTCTATCACGCCGGGGTCATCCTCTGCATCTACATGGACCTCATGGCCCTCTGCATGATTCTCTTCTTCCTCCTCTACCCCTACGCCCGCTGGATCGCCTCCTCCCAATAG
- the mscL gene encoding large conductance mechanosensitive channel protein MscL — translation MFKGFRDFILRGNVVDLAVAVIIGAAFTAIVTSLTEKIINPLLGAVIGKPNFGYLIAHVNGGEIRYGDFITAIINFLLIASVVYFFLVLPIQYLLKKFHPAVVEPPATKPCPQCLGDIPIPATRCKFCTQPV, via the coding sequence ATGTTCAAAGGATTCCGCGATTTCATTCTGCGTGGTAACGTCGTCGATCTTGCCGTCGCCGTCATCATCGGAGCTGCATTTACCGCCATCGTCACCTCGCTGACTGAAAAGATCATCAATCCCCTCCTGGGCGCAGTCATCGGCAAGCCCAACTTCGGCTACCTCATCGCCCACGTCAACGGCGGCGAGATCCGCTATGGCGACTTCATCACCGCAATCATCAACTTCCTCCTCATCGCCAGCGTCGTTTACTTCTTCCTCGTACTGCCGATTCAGTACCTCTTGAAAAAATTCCACCCCGCAGTTGTCGAGCCGCCAGCCACTAAACCCTGCCCCCAGTGCCTCGGCGACATCCCCATCCCCGCCACGCGCTGCAAGTTCTGCACTCAACCCGTATAG
- a CDS encoding M28 family metallopeptidase, translating into MTRLRTVACLLPLAALTLAQSPAPQVFGYRDFAQQAKWDKVFMAVPDAALAGQHLKTLTAAPHWASSPEDYATAVYVADKFKAAGLETQIIPYKVLLTKPVKIVIEAFDADGKKLMSGPTPEHVDPNKFGGDPFQDDPRILPAFNGSSPSGDVTAEVIYANYGTLADFQQLAKLGISVKGKIVLVRYGENFRGIKTYIAQQYGAVGVLIYSDPADDGYFRGDIYPRGPYRPETAVQRGSIQFLPIYPGDPTTPGVASTPDLPDSKRIPIDKLQNNQPTIPTNPLSYHDAAPILKALGGAESPRDWQGALPFTYHLGATGTLGAGGNLGAGGTHSTPPKITVHMHLEQDVALRTIWDVTGTIDGTDPAQKEDWVVAGNHRDAWVYGAVDPNSGTAAMLETVHGLGELLKQGWKPQRRIVICSWDAEEEGLIGSTEWAEQHETHLAHAVAYFNTDVGVAGPNFDAAAVPSLKQFVREVTKEVASPKGGTVYEQWKADQATAPTRRSRKPIESTDSDVHIGTLGSGSDYTPFIQHLGVPSTDIGSEGPYGVYHSVFDNYNWFTKFADPTFVYEQQQARVFGLEILHMADADVLPYDYQLYGKEIVGYLEAAQKQATTKNLTLDFTAAQAAASRFAAAGAAIRAAQSAPPSNPAALNQSLREAEGALLNPEGLPKRSWYKHTIYAPGEFTGYAAVVIPGVNEGIDAPDAPRAQSQLAALAAALNRSAAILESANKEAAK; encoded by the coding sequence TTGACTCGTCTCCGCACCGTAGCCTGCCTGCTCCCTCTCGCCGCCCTCACCCTGGCCCAGTCTCCCGCCCCGCAGGTCTTCGGCTACCGCGACTTCGCCCAGCAGGCAAAGTGGGACAAAGTCTTCATGGCCGTCCCCGACGCCGCACTCGCCGGCCAGCACCTCAAGACCCTCACCGCCGCCCCCCACTGGGCCAGCTCGCCCGAGGACTACGCCACCGCCGTCTACGTCGCCGACAAGTTCAAAGCCGCCGGCCTCGAAACCCAGATCATCCCCTACAAAGTTCTCCTCACCAAACCCGTCAAGATCGTCATCGAAGCCTTCGACGCCGACGGCAAAAAGCTCATGTCCGGCCCCACGCCCGAGCATGTCGACCCCAACAAATTCGGCGGCGACCCCTTCCAGGACGACCCCCGCATCCTCCCCGCCTTCAACGGCTCCTCCCCCTCCGGCGACGTCACCGCCGAGGTCATCTACGCCAACTACGGCACCCTCGCCGACTTCCAGCAGCTCGCCAAATTAGGCATCAGCGTCAAAGGCAAAATCGTCCTCGTCCGCTACGGCGAAAACTTCCGCGGCATCAAGACCTACATCGCCCAGCAGTACGGAGCCGTCGGCGTCCTCATCTACTCCGACCCCGCCGACGACGGCTACTTCCGCGGCGACATCTACCCCCGCGGCCCCTACCGTCCCGAGACCGCCGTCCAGCGCGGCTCCATCCAGTTCCTCCCCATCTACCCCGGCGACCCCACCACCCCCGGCGTAGCCTCCACCCCCGACCTACCCGACTCCAAACGCATCCCCATCGACAAGCTGCAAAACAACCAGCCCACCATCCCCACCAACCCCCTCTCCTACCACGACGCCGCCCCCATCCTCAAAGCCCTCGGCGGAGCCGAATCCCCCCGCGACTGGCAGGGCGCACTCCCCTTCACCTATCACCTCGGAGCAACCGGAACTCTCGGAGCAGGTGGAAATCTCGGAGCAGGCGGAACCCACAGCACCCCTCCCAAAATCACCGTCCACATGCACCTCGAGCAGGACGTCGCCCTCCGCACCATCTGGGACGTCACCGGCACCATCGACGGAACCGACCCCGCCCAGAAAGAAGACTGGGTCGTAGCCGGCAACCACCGCGACGCCTGGGTCTACGGCGCAGTCGACCCCAACTCCGGCACCGCCGCCATGCTCGAAACCGTCCACGGCCTAGGCGAGCTCCTCAAACAGGGTTGGAAGCCGCAACGCCGCATCGTCATCTGCAGCTGGGACGCCGAAGAAGAAGGACTCATCGGATCCACCGAGTGGGCCGAGCAGCATGAGACCCACCTCGCCCACGCCGTAGCCTACTTCAACACCGACGTAGGCGTAGCCGGCCCCAACTTCGACGCCGCCGCCGTCCCCTCCCTCAAACAGTTCGTCCGCGAAGTCACCAAGGAAGTCGCCAGCCCCAAGGGCGGAACCGTCTACGAACAGTGGAAGGCCGACCAGGCAACCGCCCCTACCCGCCGCAGCCGCAAGCCCATTGAATCCACCGACTCTGACGTCCACATCGGCACCCTGGGCTCCGGCTCCGACTACACCCCCTTCATCCAGCACCTCGGCGTCCCCTCCACCGACATCGGCTCCGAAGGCCCCTACGGCGTCTATCACTCCGTCTTCGACAACTACAACTGGTTCACCAAATTCGCCGACCCCACCTTCGTCTACGAGCAGCAGCAGGCCCGCGTCTTCGGCCTCGAGATCCTCCACATGGCCGACGCCGACGTCCTCCCCTACGACTACCAGCTCTACGGCAAAGAGATCGTAGGCTACCTCGAGGCCGCGCAGAAACAAGCCACCACCAAAAACCTCACCCTCGACTTCACCGCCGCCCAAGCCGCAGCCAGCCGCTTCGCCGCCGCCGGCGCCGCCATCCGAGCCGCCCAGTCCGCACCGCCGTCGAACCCCGCGGCGCTCAACCAGTCCCTGCGCGAAGCCGAAGGCGCTCTCCTCAACCCCGAAGGTCTCCCCAAACGCTCCTGGTACAAACACACCATCTACGCCCCAGGCGAGTTCACCGGCTATGCCGCCGTCGTCATCCCCGGCGTCAACGAGGGCATCGACGCACCCGACGCACCCCGAGCCCAATCCCAGCTAGCCGCCCTGGCCGCAGCCCTCAATCGCTCCGCCGCCATCCTGGAGTCCGCCAACAAGGAAGCCGCCAAATAA